Sequence from the Argentina anserina chromosome 7, drPotAnse1.1, whole genome shotgun sequence genome:
GGGAATTGAAGGAATTAGTATCTGCAGAATGTAATGTATTTCCATTACCAACCTGCATTCTTCTGGTCTTTGGGTTTACCGGACTTGATGAGGACCTCAAGATCAACTTTGCTGAAGGACAAGAGTCCTAATGCAAGGCCTGATGCAATACCAGCAAGTGACACAAGGATCATACTAATCACTATAAACAACCAGAAATTGGCCTGGCAACAAGGAACATCATTCTCTCTCATTACAACTGACGTTTGATGAAGTGTGCAACTCACGGTTTGAAAAGCAATACTCTAGCCAAGTAGCTAATATTGGATTGATAAAACAAAGGGTTGGCTACTTGGGTTTATACACAACAGCTCATAATACAAACAAATAGCATAGGGTAACTAATTTTGGACAAAGACAAATATGAAGATTgctacaagtttttttttttggtcgaacGATTGCTACAAGTCTAGTATCCAAATCCAAGTCGACTGCCGAATCCCCTGGTTTATAGATTCCAGGAAGAAAAACATGTAAACAGTCGTAGACTGGAATATAACCTGGGAATATTCAGGTTTAacctaaaataaaacatatgaAAGGAGTCCAAGTCATATAATTGAAGTAATTATGAATTGTGAGAGGCTTTTGGTTGTAGTATTGACACcaaaatacacaattttagTGCATTCCTAATCTAGTTCATTGGAGTCTTCGTGTAAAGCTCCACCGCGGACGGAAACCTACAAGGaatcaaagaaagaagaatgtaATAAGCAACTAAGCAAAGTTTCTGAGCTGAGGTGGAAGTAGAGAGGCGGAGGAGGTGAGTGGTGTTATTACAAGGCACGGCGGTGGAGGAGCAGACATTGGCGGCGGCGTTGAATCGGACGGCCATGGCTGACTCGATCAtcgtcttctctctctctctctctctctctcttgaatTTAATGGAAGTgaaatctctctctcacttGGTTTTTGAGAGGATGAGGATTGTGATACTCTTTTTTGAGTCTTTCCTACTCTAACCAGGGGGGCTGGAATCCTCTGCGGGCGCGAATAGTTACAGCCTCTCTACAGCATTGACGCGCAGTCAAACACCAAAAACGCACCGTTTTGGGTTATTGTATATTTATCCGAGTCTGTGAGCCATTCAATCCTTTTTAGTTTCTGGGAAAATCATTCAAATGCTGTCTTAGTAATGCTTAGCTTAAAGTACTCGCTGCCGGTGTTTACTGGGCGGCTGGAATTTACCGGAATATCCCAGAGGAGGAGCAGTGTGGTGGTAAGCTTCACTGAAATTTGGGGTACCCTTTTCTGTAATTTGGAATATGATGATTGTTTTTGTTGTGAAAGATTATCAGTTATCACTTTGTTGTTAaattttgcttcttcttttttcaggTATGTGGATTGAAGGGACCAAGACCCAGATACCCAAGAGTGTGGAAATCCAATAAGAAGATTGGGACTATTTCCAAGTCACTCAAGCTTGTTGAGTGTGTGAGTTTTTTTGCTTGTTTTCTTACTTGTTTTATTAGTGTAATACCCTTTTGCATAGTTTTTGTGTTTAGTGTTGAAATTGGtgatgttttgttttgttagatTAAGGGATTGTCAAATGTGAAAGAGGAGGTTTATGGGGCACTTGATTCTTTCATTGCTTGGGAGTTGGAGTTTCCATTGATTACAGTGAAGAAGGCTTTGAAGACTCTTGAAAATCAGAAAGATTATAAAAGGATCATTCAGGTagttatttttgtttcttttatgtGGTTAAGATCATGGATTTGTGAACCTTGATGTTCTGATTCTGATAAATTTGTGGCTTTTGGGGATTTAGGTAGCGAAATGGATGCTGAGCAAAGGTCAAGGAAGGACAATGGGGACTTATTTTACCTTGTTGAATGCTTTGGCGGCAGATGGGAGGATTGAAGAAGCTGAAGAGCTTTGGAAGAAGCTGTTCTCGCAGTACTTGGATAGCATGCCTCGAACGTTCTTTGAcaagatgatttcgatttactATGAAGGGGGCCTGCATGACAAGATGTTTGAGGTAATGTGACAATAATTCTTTGTGTAATACAAGTGATCAGTTGAAACTGGCGAACATAGTAATGCAGATTCTTGAAAATTAATGGATTTTTATTGTGAAATGATTTTAGTTGTATAGGCTTAATGTTGGATATCATGTTATGGCTAGTTTGCAAATTGGAACCTTCGAAATTTGATGCATCATTGAGGTTAACTTCTTGGAAACTTTCTCTTGCTGTAGATATTTGCTGACATGGAGGAGCTTGGCATCAGACCAAATATGTCAATTGTTAACAAGGTTGGAGATGTCTTTCAGAAGCTAGGTATGATGGACAAATACActaaattgaagaagaaaTATCCACCGCCAAGATGGGAGATTCGGTACATCAAAGGAAAACGTGTTAAAATTCAAGCAAACAAGCAAAGCAATCTTGATGGTGATGACAAAATGTTAAGTGCAGAGAAGGAATCAATTCAAAGCTCAAATGAAGTGTCAAATGCCAACTCAAATTTAGATGAACAAGCTGTTGAAGCTGAGGAAGTGAACCAGAACATGTCCAATTTACTGGAGGAAGCTGGTATGAGTTCAGATGAACTCAGGGTTGAATCTTAAAGCTCTTATTGACCAGTCAGATGCATCGTTATTATGCGATGGTATCCCCCATGATGAGGAAAGGTACTCAAGGTAAAGGAAGACGTTCAAAAGTGATGTTGAAAATCATAACGCTTGTGCCCGTCTAGGAAAAATTGTCGTGTCAGACTTGTTTCTAGTTAGAAGCAGCTGCGTGTTAGGAACAGATCAAAGTATTTGTAGTGCAGATTTTAGGATAATAGTATGAAATGTACAAGCATTCTTTTTGCAAGTCTCGCCCTCCTGTATTATCCTTTACATTTACAAAGTCCAGTTAgctacaaaaaatatatattgttctAAAAGAGGTTATATAGCAAACTGACCAGATTTTTATAACCAGTGTTTCAGTATCAAAGATTACATCAAGAAatgaataaagaaagaaattagAACCGTAAGTATCAAACATAATCCTtatcttccatctcttcctcatAACTGGCATGCGAAACTTTTAGCTTGAAGCTTGTCTTTCGATCACAACCAATCCAAGAGTCGAAGTTACATGTCAAATTGTGATCCCCCTCCACTAGGCCATGTAGTTACCAGTCTAGACCCCCGCTTAACCTTTTCAACTGCTTCTTTGACTGTAGCATTAATCTACTCCATATGCTCCTGAATCCTGCAGTATCTCTTTTACTGCATTCGAGGTGGTGGTAATAGCCACAGCTTCATCCATGAAAGTTACCTTCTCCCACAGCAAGATTTCATTGGAGGCGCTGTCTGCAGGCAAAAACCAGAATTTTTCTTCCTTGTGAAACGGGAAGAAGGGGGCATGAGGAAGGGCGTCGATTAGGCCATTATCTCGTTTTTAGTGTCACCCCAGCTTGGAATGTTACAATGTCACTCTCTTGTATATCTTCTTTGCCTTTACTGTGGCATTTAACTTCTATTGATATTGAAGGCATCCTTGTCAAGACCATCTCAACATCTTGtacttgaatgggagagaaCCCAGCAGTATGCGAAAGTGAATCAGCACGGTCTTGCAGGGACATATCCTGAAGCTCCTGAAACACTCTAAGctacaaataaaataagaatagAAGTTAATAACTATCAGGAGTAGCAACTAGCAATGCAGCACTACCAACCCCAGCTAGGGGAGTAAGATTGTCCAAAATGTgactatttttttaattcttatgtgagtttcttttcgTCTTGAGTGTAAATCTTTCGAATATGTATCTTTATATTGGGAGTGTCTTTCCCGTGAgagttttcaattttgagtaTATGTCTAACTTGAGCATCATTTCAGTCCTTATGTGAGTATTTTTA
This genomic interval carries:
- the LOC126801668 gene encoding pentatricopeptide repeat-containing protein At4g21190, with the translated sequence MLSLKYSLPVFTGRLEFTGISQRRSSVVVCGLKGPRPRYPRVWKSNKKIGTISKSLKLVECIKGLSNVKEEVYGALDSFIAWELEFPLITVKKALKTLENQKDYKRIIQVAKWMLSKGQGRTMGTYFTLLNALAADGRIEEAEELWKKLFSQYLDSMPRTFFDKMISIYYEGGLHDKMFEIFADMEELGIRPNMSIVNKVGDVFQKLGMMDKYTKLKKKYPPPRWEIRYIKGKRVKIQANKQSNLDGDDKMLSAEKESIQSSNEVSNANSNLDEQAVEAEEVNQNMSNLLEEAGMSSDELRVES